One Solea senegalensis isolate Sse05_10M linkage group LG13, IFAPA_SoseM_1, whole genome shotgun sequence DNA segment encodes these proteins:
- the waif2 gene encoding wnt-activated inhibitory factor 2: MVLSNRCRFDFDFTDPRGVWSGAGRTCSETKMRRKMWIFHSANNYSERVFFVTWSRWCLCYCAAVACLLLSPVRTDDVCLSSCVCARNSGTVTCREGEDTEVPGDIPEWTSTLVITGRNISTLQRGAFMTNGTDLEVTTLLLSYNGIQVIEPYAFLGLPRLHLLDLSHNRLETISARAFHGLPELRSLYLNDSVLPVATTQLSAALSTQSLSNLHRLELAGNRLMSIPLRALDIYNLHALVLVNNSIETIGRENITNLYQQKRLRVYLSLNPFRCSCGLDALYYWLKNSSQCPDAKHLLCSEPEAKRGTPVEMLQGEDVDCGTENLETVSYVFLGIVLALIGVVFLMVLYLNRGGIKRWLNNIREACRDQMEVYHYRYEQDSDPRLANVAV, translated from the coding sequence ATGGTTCTAAGTAACCGATGCCGGTTTGATTTTGACTTTACAGACCCGAGAGGCGTGTGGTCGGGAGCCGGGCGCACATGCTCTGAGACTAAAATGAGGAGGAAGATGTGGATATTTCACAGTGCCAATAACTATTCGGAGCGCGTTTTCTTCGTGACTTGGAGCCggtggtgtttgtgttactgCGCCGCAGTGGCGTGTCTGCTGTTGTCGCCTGTCAGGACGGATGATGTCTGCCTGTCGTCCTGCGTCTGTGCCAGAAACTCGGGGACGGTGACCTGCCGTGAGGGGGAGGACACGGAGGTCCCGGGAGACATACCGGAGTGGACGTCCACGTTAGTAATCACGGGGAGAAACATCTCAACTTTACAGCGCGGCGCGTTCATGACCAACGGCACGGACTTGGAAGTAACGACACTCTTACTGTCCTATAACGGGATACAGGTTATTGAGCCTTACGCGTTCCTGGGGCTGCCCCGGTTGCATTTGCTGGATCTGAGCCACAATCGGCTGGAGACTATCTCAGCCAGAGCTTTCCACGGATTACCTGAGCTGCGCTCTCTTTATCTCAACGACTCAGTGTTACCTGTGGCCACGACGCAGCTGTCTGCTGCCCTCAGCACTCAAAGTTTGAGCAACCTGCACAGACTGGAGTTGGCGGGAAACAGACTGATGTCTATTCCCCTCAGGGCGTTAGATATCTATAATCTCCACGCGTTAGTGCTGGTAAATAACTCCATAGAGACCATCGGGAGGGAAAATATAACAAATCTGTACCAGCAAAAGCGCCTGAGGGTCTACTTGTCCTTGAACCCGTTTCGGTGCAGCTGTGGACTGGACGCGCTCTACTACTGGTTGAAGAACTCGTCCCAGTGCCCAGATGCAAAGCATCTCCTGTGCAGCGAGCCAGAGGCCAAGAGGGGGACTCCAGTGGAGATGCTCCAAGGAGAGGACGTGGACTGTGGGACCGAGAACCTGGAGACAGTGTCTTACGTGTTCCTCGGCATTGTGCTGGCTCTGATCGGGGTGGTGTTCCTGATGGTGCTCTATCTCAACCGGGGAGGCATCAAGCGGTGGCTCAACAACATCAGAGAGGCGTGCAGGGACCAGATGGAGGTGTATCATTACCGCTATGAGCAGGACTCAGACCCGAGACTGGCCAACGTGGCTGTTTGA